The following nucleotide sequence is from Zea mays cultivar B73 chromosome 1, Zm-B73-REFERENCE-NAM-5.0, whole genome shotgun sequence.
CAGCCGGCCTGCTCCGCCGCGCTGCTCGCCGCCTTCCTCGTCGTGCTGGCTTGTTCAGCCGTGAGCTGCCGCGGTCAGCTGGCCGACAACTTCTACGCCGGCAAGTGCGGCAACTTCAGCGTGGAGGCCATCATCCACGACGCCGTCAAGGCGCGGCTCGCGTGGGACAAGAGGATGGTCGCCGGCCTCCTCCACCTGCAGTTCCACGACTGCTTCGTCGCTGTACGTACATGCATCTCGTACCATCCATCGATGGATCCATCAGCTTCCTTATTGGTTTATTCGTCGCTGTACGTACATGCATCTCGTACCATCCATCGATGGATCCATCAGCTTCCTTATTGGTTTATTGTTTGGTTGTTGAATAATATATATAATGAAGGGGTGCGACGCGTCGATCCTGCTGGACGGGCCCAACACGGAGAAGACGGCGGTGGAGAACAGTGGCATCTTCGGCTACGACTTCATCGACGACGTCAAGACGGCGCTCGAGAGGGCGTGCCCCGGCGTCGTCTCTTGCGCAGACATCATCATCGCCGCAACAAGGGACGCCGTTGGCATGGTGAGTGAGTGATGGGTGAGAGTGACGAGCCCCACTGTATGCTAATCAAGAGCGCTGCCAacaagcaatatatatatatatatatataccgtcTGAAAGTGCGTGATGATCTAGCTATTTGCATTATATTGTGAACAAATGATTATTAATTAGCGTAAAAATGTCGTCTGTGCGTGCAAAAATGCAAGTCCAGTGCGGAGGGCCGAGCTACCAAGTGCAACTGGGCAGGAGGGACGGCATGGTGTCGCAAGCGTCAATGGCGAGCATTCTTCCGGGCCCCGGCGTCGACATCCCCACCGCTATCAACCTATTCGCGCGGAAGGGCCTCAACAGCTTCGAGATGGTCAGCCTCATGGGTACGTCGCCGCCGGCCGCCTATGCTACGTATTACGTTGCAATTAATCTTTACTAATTCTTACAACTGATGCTGAAAGTTTTACCATGCATGACCCACGTGCATGCCCTCTCCTCGGACTGGTCTTTTGACCTAGCTAGAACACAGCTAAGCGTATTGATTCTATGTGCATATACCAAGCAGCTCAACGCATGGAATATCACGATACACCAGTGCTGGCAGATAAAATAAGCAGTTAGTATATCTAGATATGCGTTAATCTATTGGGCTAGTTTATTTGCTGGTCTAACGTTATACACGTACTACTATATATTATTTCTTGTGATCTTATAATCATATTTATTACGTTATTCCCCCCTTTCAATGTGCCCCCATCATGATCACCCAGCTTAGCACAGCTCCGCATCAAAACCGTTCGAAGTTTCTTTACATGTCAATGCTGAATAATTTCTTCTGATCGAGATCTCGGAATTAGAGCACATATATGATATATATAGGCAAGTGAGTTACTTTAGAGCAAGTGTCCAGCTAATCATATGCCCAACACACAAACTACTAGGCATCAATACAATACAATGCAACTTGATTGCATCGTTCGTGTACATCTCTCATGTATAACACTAGCTTTATTTAAAATTTCCTTTTCCAGCCAGTTTACCCATAAGTAACTACAGTGTATATACTGAATTTTTTAAGCGCGCGCCAGTAGTTTTTCCTTACAAATAATCCCCCCGGTCGTGTTAATTTCGTTTCCTCGCAGGCGCG
It contains:
- the LOC103637680 gene encoding peroxidase 57, with amino-acid sequence MHCAVLCWSSITKYSSSSGGGRIIATTTDRPIGRPEMQPACSAALLAAFLVVLACSAVSCRGQLADNFYAGKCGNFSVEAIIHDAVKARLAWDKRMVAGLLHLQFHDCFVAGCDASILLDGPNTEKTAVENSGIFGYDFIDDVKTALERACPGVVSCADIIIAATRDAVGMCGGPSYQVQLGRRDGMVSQASMASILPGPGVDIPTAINLFARKGLNSFEMVSLMGAHTVGVTHCSVIHDRLFNFNGTGLPDPAMDPVYVWILSTFACPKGQAFDNIVYLDDPSSILLVDKSYYSQIMKRHGVLSVDQALGDHSATAWMVRFLATTDFFPSMFSYALNKLAALDVLTGTAGEIRSNCRRTN